One window from the genome of Schistocerca piceifrons isolate TAMUIC-IGC-003096 chromosome 1, iqSchPice1.1, whole genome shotgun sequence encodes:
- the LOC124777341 gene encoding uncharacterized protein LOC124777341 yields MAPYVVLADEAFALHENVMKPYAGVYEKGTKEKTFNYRLSRARQVVENCFGILTSVFSVLRKPKLLGPEKASVIVLTTICLHNYLRQSKKSSTLYAPDGTVDRELPDGTLVEGTWRWEAQPISLCNLKSVPRKHSSNARAVREEMAGYFLFIYLFIRGTINIVWMSSDYNT; encoded by the coding sequence ATGGCACCATATGTTGTATTGGCCGACGAAGCATTTGCTTTGCACGAAAATGTGATGAAACCTTACGCAGGCGTCTATGAGAAAGGTACAAAAGAGAAAACATTCAACTATCGACTTTCAAGAGCCCGTCAAGTTGTCGAAAATTGTTTTGGAATCCTGACATCCGTTTTTAGCGTCTTGAGGAAACCAAAGCTTCTGGGCCCAGAAAAAGCCAGTGTTATTGTTCTGACAACTATTTGTTTGCATAATTATTTGAGACAGAGCAAGAAATCTTCCACTTTGTATGCTCCAGACGGCACAGTGGACAGAGAGCTACCAGATGGTACTTTGGTGGAAGGAACATGGAGATGGGAAGCACAACCAATATCATTATGCAATTTAAAATCAGTGCCAAGAAAACATTCGTCAAATGCCCGAGCTGTTCGCGAAGAGATGGCcggctattttttatttatttatttattcattcgtggaacaataaatattgtatggatgtcgtcagattacaacacatga